In Piliocolobus tephrosceles isolate RC106 chromosome 12, ASM277652v3, whole genome shotgun sequence, one DNA window encodes the following:
- the LOC111536594 gene encoding peptidyl-prolyl cis-trans isomerase NIMA-interacting 4, with protein MPSKGKSGSGKAGKGGAASGSGSADKKAQGPKGGGNAVKVRHILCEKHGKIMEAMEKLKSGMRFNEVASQYSEDKARQGGDLGWMTRGSMVGPFQEAAFALPVSGMDKPVFTDPPVKTKFGYHIIMVEGRK; from the coding sequence ATGCCATCCAAAGGAAAAAGTGGTTCTGGAAAAGCGGGGAAAGGGGGAGCAGCCTCTGGGAGTGGCAGTGCTGACAAGAAGGCTCAAGGTCCCAAAGGTGGTGGCAATGCAGTAAAGGTCAGACACATTCTATGtgaaaaacatggcaaaatcatGGAAGCCATGGAAAAGTTAAAGTCTGGGATGAGATTCAATGAAGTGGCCTCACAGTATAGTGAAGATAAAGCCAGGCAAGGGGGCGACTTGGGTTGGATGACCAGAGGGTCCATGGTGGGACCATTTCAAGAAGCGGCATTTGCCTTGCCTGTAAGTGGGATGGATAAGCCTGTGTTTACAGACCCACCGGTTAAGACAAAATTTGGATATCATATTATTATggttgaaggaagaaaataa